ATCCGGCCGCTCCGCCAGATAACCGGCGAGAGCGAGTTCAACGAGGTGTTCTTCGACGACGTGCCCGTGCCTGCCGAGAACATCATCGGCGACACGAATCAAGGCTGGCGCGTCGCCGGGACGACCCTGGCGAACGAGCGCGGCACGAGCTTCGTGTGGAAGGAGCAGGTCCTTCACGAGGTCGCGCGCGACCTCCTCTGGCGCCGGGCGATCGAGCGCGGCGACACCGCGAGCCCGCTCGTTCGTCAGAAGCTGGCGCAGTCGTGGATGGACGTGGAGATCTTCCGGCTCCACAACGGCCGCACGCTGTCGCGGCTGGCGCGCGGCGAGCAGATCGGCCCCGAGTCCTCGATCGTGAAGCTGTTCTGGTCGGAGATGAGCCAGCGCCTCTACGAGAACGCCGGCTCGATCCTCGGCTGGGACGGATTGGTGATGCCGGAAGACGAGACGGCGGTCGATCGCGGTCGCTGGGCGCGCGGGATGCTCTGGTCGCGCGCCGCCTCGATCGCCGGAGGCACGAGCGAGATCCAGCGGAACATCATCGCGGAGCGGATCCTTGGGCTCCCACGCGAGCCGAGAGGTTGACCGATGGAAACAGCGCGGCGCCCGGTCCGTTGGCGCATCGCCGAGGCCTTCGAGAGCCGGTGGGGGTGGGCGATCATCCTCGCGATCGGCGTGCTCGTCCTGGCCGCGTTCCTCGTGCCGCTCTTGTTCCGCCCGTTCGTCGGAAGGCCGGCGAACAAAGCGGTCCAGCAAACAGAGGTGCGCTGCGAGGGGGCCCTCAGCGAGATATCACGCGGGATGGCGTTCGACACGCCGGACGAAGACCCACGCCGGATCTGCGTTGAGCGCGCGCGGGCGCGGACCCTGGTGGCGAGCATTGCCGGATTCTTCGTACTGCTCTTCACCGGGATAGCCCTGTTCGCCAAGGGCGGCAAGATCCAACCCCGAGATCTGGCCCGCTGACCGGCCCGTCAGCGGACGTCGAATCCGAGAGCCCTTGCAACGTCTGCTTGGTCCCTGTCCCGTGTCACGAAGACGAGGGCCTCGCCGACGGCGAGAGCAGCCTCGACGGCGACGGCGAGGTGCAGCGCGTCTAGCGTTCTCAATCGGTGAGCAAGGACGAGCGCCCTTGCTGTGGGAAGCACGGTTCCTGCGTCGAATCGCACGAGCGCAACTCGGCTCACG
The genomic region above belongs to Actinomycetota bacterium and contains:
- a CDS encoding acyl-CoA dehydrogenase family protein; the encoded protein is IRPLRQITGESEFNEVFFDDVPVPAENIIGDTNQGWRVAGTTLANERGTSFVWKEQVLHEVARDLLWRRAIERGDTASPLVRQKLAQSWMDVEIFRLHNGRTLSRLARGEQIGPESSIVKLFWSEMSQRLYENAGSILGWDGLVMPEDETAVDRGRWARGMLWSRAASIAGGTSEIQRNIIAERILGLPREPRG